In the genome of Cygnus olor isolate bCygOlo1 chromosome Z, bCygOlo1.pri.v2, whole genome shotgun sequence, one region contains:
- the GADD45G gene encoding growth arrest and DNA damage-inducible protein GADD45 gamma: protein MTLEETHGQEPVPAGSDWMQGAGKALHELLVSAQRRGCLTAGVYESAKLMNVDPDNVAFCVLAADEEDEGDIALQIHFTLIQAFCCENDIDIVRVNDVTKLAAVVGASEEDGEPRDLHCILITNPNEDGWKDPALEKLKFFCEESRNVNEWVPTITLPE, encoded by the exons ATGACTCTGGAGGAGACCCACGGACAGGAGCCGGTGCCCGCGGGCAGCGACTG GATGCAGGGCGCCGGCAAGGCCCTCCACGAGCTGCTGGTGTCGGCGCAGCGCCGCGGCTGCCTCACGGCCGGCGTCTACGAGTCGGCCAAGCTGATGAATGT CGACCCCGACAACGTGGCTTTCTGCGTGCTGGCGGCCGATGAGGAGGACGAGGGGGACATCGCCCTGCAGATCCACTTCACCCTCATCCAGGCTTTCTGTTGCGAGAACGACATCGACATCGTGCGGGTCAACGACGTGACCAAGCTGGCGGCTGTTGTGGGGGCCAGCGAGGAGGACGGGGAACCGCGGGACCTCCACTGCATCCTCATCACG aACCCAAATGAGGATGGCTGGAAGGACCCAGCTCTAGAGAAGCTGAAATTCTTTTGTGAAGAGAGCAGAAATGTCAATGAGTGGGTGCCAACTATCACCCTGCCCGAGTGA